The genomic stretch GCGCGCGAAGGTACGTGCTACATTTTACCCGTCCGTCCATTCAGCCCTGTGCACCACGTGGGAGATGGGCCGACTTCGGCTACGCTTCTGGCGACGCTGGGACTACATACCTATGTACCGGTATCCTATAGCATAACTAACAATTTACCACAGGCGTTACCGGCGATACATTTACACGACTGCTGCGGTACACAGTTCTCAACCCCGCGCTCACGGTCCCTCTGTTTCTACTCGCGCGCTACACAAAACAGGGCAATGCCGTCGCGGACGACTTTCCCAGCGTGTTCAAGCACTTGAAGACGCTGGTTGGATTGGGTCTGCTAGGCACGGCCAACGGGTGGCTCAGCCGGGGTGTAACGAATAACTGGAAGAGCGACGAGTATGTGTGGAGTAAGGAAGTTGTAGTTGTGACGGGAGGCAGCGATGGCATTGGAAAGATTGTCGTACAGTTGCTTGCTGAGAAGGGGATTAAAGTCGCTGTACTGGATGTGCAGGATATGACTTAtgtgttgagaatatctgggttcagtccaggtagaaggtgcttggggatcacatgatgtgctggtgtggcaggcactgcccggtgggcaatagcacccaccacaataACGTGAGACCTTGACACCAAACCACGATAGTtaatacaatacgttgcagccaccccgccttgtccctcctcccactcggttatccatagtagtcatactactagagggaccttgttccaatatTATGAGGGTATGTCCCAGTACCCAAACTTCCCAAACCCCAAAACACAGAAGGAGATATACTAACATAATGCTTTTTACAGCACCCCCATCCGTCCAGTTCTTCAAATGCGACCTTTCTTCCCCCTCCGCCATCGCCTCCACCGCCGACGCCATCCGCTCCTCTCTCGGCAACCCCACAATCCTCATCAACAACGCCGGCGTCGCGCGTGGAAAAACTATCCTCGACTCAACCGAGAAAGACATCAACCTCACGTTTCGTGTAAATAGCATGTCGCACTACTACCTGGTGCAGCAATTCCTCCCCCACATGATCAAAACCAACCACGGCATGATCGTAACCGTTGCCTCAGTCGCCGGCTACCTCTCCGCGCCCTCCATGGTCGACTACGCATCCTCCAAAGCCGCGGCTATCGCTTTCCACGAAGGTCTCTCTGCGGAATTGGTCGATGTGTACAAGGCGCCTAAAGTGCGCACTGTGCTCATGTGCCAGGGATATACTCGTACCAAGTTGTTCGAGGGATTCGGACAGAGGGGTGTGCTGTGGCCGGAGACTGTGGCTGAGGGCATTGTGAAGGCGGTGCTTAGTGGCAAGAGTGCGCATGTTACGTTACCGGAGAATATGTGGTTTTTGCTGCCGCCGCTGAGGGGCTGGCCGCTTTGGATGCAGTATGGGATGAGGAAGAGACTGGGGAAGTTGATGAAGGGGTGGAAGGGACGGCAGGTTGTGCAGCCTAGTGAGGTTGAAGGCGAGGAGAGCGAGAAGAAGGTGGAGGAGAGTGCTGTGCTTGTTGGGTAGGTGTAGTGTGAATTGGGTTTGTGGGCTGTGTGGTTTGCATTCCAGGGGGTTTTCTGTTGTCAGCTTCTTTAGTTGTTCACATCTTTTCGTTCCATATTTTCTTCAACCGTCTTCCATAGCCTCTTGGTGTAGGTATCTTTCATCTACTATCAGCATTCCTATTCTTGTTCCAGTACCACTTTTCTCATACCGCGCGTTCATATCCTAACGAGGAAAAGAAAAACGGGACTTGACAAAGGGTCTTATCAAGTCTCCATCGAATACAGTTTTGCAAATCAGGGGCGAACTACGTATGAGGGTATGCCAAGATTTCGCCAAGACGTATGACTTCAACGATCGTTTATTCCCGTCGCCCGCTGTCATATCCGATGAACAGTCTTGCGCCCAATACAACACGAATACATCACCAACCACCAGTCTCAAGATGAAGTCAGCAGAATCTCCAACCTAAAATACTTCTACCCTCTCATTAAAATTATCTCCTAATGTCTTTAGTATTGTGTGTTTCGGTCAGTCCTTCAAAACCCAAACGCCTCTCTCGGCAAACACTCGGATTTTCCAACCCAAATGCGTCAGGACCCACACGTACCTAAACTAGGACTTTAGAGACGGGTACGACCGCCTGAACTGATACTTGTATTCAGTCTCCGAGAGTTTTCCGTGATAGCATTTTTTGTTTTGAGGTTTTTATTATGGAGTCGGAGTCGTACGAGGAACGGGTGAGTATATAAAGGTAGGTGGTGTGCGCTGAGTTGGGTGGGTATGAACTCTTGAGCGCGGTATTGCGTTTTGTTTACGAAAGTTTTACATATATCGTCTTGAGTGACGTTTTTGTGAAGACAACGGCTTAATACTTTGATATTGGAAGCTGCATGAGTTAAATCTCTTGTTTTCTTCATTCATTCCTACCTATACGGGAACAATTTCCCAAACACTTACCACAACCATGGCGACCGAATACGTCCAACAACCCACAACCCGGGACTTTGCCGCCGAGCAGCCCACCACCACCCGCGACTCTGCATCCTCGACGACCCGAGTAGATGCACCCCTCCACCGCACCCCTACAATCGAAGACATTGTCAACCTCCCCCTCCGCACCCTCTCCAACGATGCCGCGCTAGAAGAATACACGCAAGAAACGCTCTCGGGCCACATGCTCCGCGAAGTCCGGTCTAGAGCGGGAAAGGTGGAAAAGTATGATCTCGTCACTTTCACCATCGACGACAAGGAGAACCCCAAGAACTGGAGTAAGGCATACAAGTGGTGGTGTACCATGTGTGTAGCCGTAACCTGTTTCGCCGTCGCCTTCAACTCTGCTGTCATAACCGCGGATCTAGGGGGTGTGAGCAAAGAGTTTAGGGTGAGCGAGGAGGTAGCTCTGTTGACGATTACATTGTTCGTCGTGGGGTTTGGTGTTGGGCCCATGGCATTTGCGCCGGCGTCTGAGATCTGGGGACGCAGGCCAGTGTATGGGGTTACACTTGCGTTGGCTGTGATTTTCACGATTCCAGGGGCTGTGGCACAGAATATTGGGACGTTGCTTGTCACGAGGTTTATTGCTGGTGTGGCGTTTTCGGCGCCGATGACATTGGTGGGAGGGACGTTGGCGGATATGTGGAGGTCGGAGGAGAGGGGAGTTCCTATGGCGGCGTTCAGTGCGGCTCCATTCATTGGTCCTGGAGTTGGGCCGTTGGTTGGTGGATACTTGAGTCAAGCTGGTGGATGGCGCTGGCTTTACTGGATTCAGCTTATCCTCAGCGCTGTTGTTTGGGTGTTGATCACTTTTACGGTTCCGGAGACGTATGCTCCTACGATTTTGGCTAAGAGGGCGAAGAAGATGCGTAAAGAGACGGGTGATGACAGGTTTGTCACGGAACAGGATCTCGACATGCGACCTTTCAGCCAGCGCCTCCAGCTCTTCCTTCTACGACCGTTCCAGCTACTCTTCCGCGAACTCATCGTTTTCCTCATCTCGGTTTACATGTCGGTCCTGTACGGACTTCTGTACATGTTCTTCGTCGCTTATCCTATCGTATATGAGAAGACAAAGGGCTGGAGCGCCGGGTCTGTCGGATTGATGTTCATCCCCCTCATCTGTGGCGTTTTACTATCGGCTGCCTGCGCGCCATTGGTCAACAAACACTATCTCAAGCTCTCAGAGAAGCACAACGGACACCCGCCAGCCGAAGTACGGCTAATTCCTATGATGTGCTCCTGCTGGTTCATCCCGATTGGTGTCTTCATCTTCGCGTGGACCAGTCAGAAGGAGACACATTGGGCTGGCCCTGCATTTGGAGGCGGCTCTGTGGGATTCGGCTTCATCTTCCTTTACAACTCGGCCAACAACTACCTCGTCGACTCGTACCAGCACCAGGCCGCGTCTGCTCTGGCGGCCAAGACATTCTTGCGAAGCTTCTGGGGTGCAGCTGCGGTCTTGTTTACGAACCAGATGTATGACCGTCTCGGCAATCAGTGGGCCAGTTCGCTTCTCGCCTTCATCGGCTTGGCGTGCTGTGCGATTCCATTTATCTTTTACTTTTACGGGGCCAAGATCCGAGCACAGTCGCACTATGCGTATAGCGAAGAGACCGAGAGCAAGGCACATGAGAAGCAGGTTGCATAGTCAGCAATTGATAGTAAATCCGGGGTGTATGTTGATTGGATAGTGGCGGTTATCTGGGATTGCATTGGTGGTGTTGCGTTGCATTGCATGGCATGGCGTTCGGGGGCCTTATAATTCCTTTTTTGTTCGCGAGAACAGGATCAACGAGGATCCGGGGTTGGAAAGTATAGCCTAGAAACTCAGTAATCATGTCAAATCACTCTGATTTACCCGATATTTTGTGTTGGCAAGCTCAAGGTAGCGGGGTCTTTGGAGAACGGCTTGTTGTGTTGATGATTCGCTGAAGCATCGGCGGAAAGGAGAACGTCCTCAGGGTGAAAAGCAAGATTTTCCGCGTCAAGGACGATGGTGAGTCCCGTGTCGTGAAAGAATGGAGCACAGTGGACAGTCGGGCTAGGTCAGTTCCGTCTTAGCAGCCGTCAAACTTCCTAGTCGCGTGATTAGCCCAGGGCGATCCCCATCCTTGCCCAAGTGGGGCTTCAGCGAGCGGAAAGGCCGAGCGAACAACCAACTCCACCAGCGCGTATCCGGCCCATCTTGACTTCTGACGACTTTCCTCCGAGCTTCGACCATGGACGACCTGAAGGAGCAGCACCATTCACATACGCCCAATGGATTCATGCAAGACACACCGCCACGTGCCGATGTGGACGAGATCTTGCGGCGGAAGCGGAAAGCGAGGGAATATAAGGTACGCGGTTTTATGTTGGGGTATAGGAAGAGCAAtggagaagaggaggcagTTTGGGCGGCCAGGGCGACCAGGTACAAGACCGAGGACATGTCGAGAGAATGTGTTGACATTGCCGAATCGGGCTACGGAACCCGGCGCATTCAAGCACGGCAGAGCTACTGCCCCACGAACTTGCGCTGACCTTGGACTACGCTATAGGCTTGCTATCCGTGTCGACAGCGCAAGGTCAAATGTGACCAGAACGTGCCTTGTAAGACATGCGTCGTCCGCGAACATCCCGAACTGTGTACCTACCACCCACCGAGCGAGTCGCATCCGCCTGCGAAACGAATACACCTTGGTATTGGACAGAACAACGGCCATGACTTTTCCAATGGCTTGGTGCATATTCACGGCGGTACAGTCACATTGCCGCGAGAGGTCTGTGTAGTACTACAACAAACAATCGTGTATACTGACCATCGTAGGACTGGGAACGCATCTGCGGCAAACTTCAACAGGCTGAAAAGTCACTCAATGATCTGAAGAATGCCGTCGGCAGCGTCGCAGAGATTCCCCCACCCATGAATGGCTTCTCTCCTGGCGATGGCTCTGGTAACACTCCCTTGGCGGCGGCAGCGCCTATGGACGGCGAGCAGAGCCATGTCCGCACTCAGGGCATACACACGCGCAACGACATCACCGGCCAAACCATACACATCGGACCCAGCTCCGTACCCGCTCTGGTCATGGCTCTCGGACGGGGGGATACACAATGGGCGCCGGGAGTACAAGATCTGCTAGGCAAGAAGAGCATGCTGCCCATCTTTGGCCTGGACAACGAGAGCGCTACATACCCGTTCGTGGACCTCTGGGGACTACCGCACGGATCGATAATGCGCGCCCAAGAACTAGCGAATGCCCTACCGAGCGATACCGAATGCCTCAGCTTCTTCCGAAGTTATCGAGAAACGGCACATACCGTCTACCCCGCCGTTGCCGACATCGAGGCCATCGAATCAGATCTCCTGTTGTTTCTGATCAACCGCGCAAGCTCACAGGGCAATACCGGCATATCAGATCAACAGATACACGGCAAGGACTTTCACTGGATAGGCCTAGTCTTTGCCATTCTAGCTTCGGGATGCCAGTGCTCAAGTCTGTCGCGACGAGAGAGGGAGTTGACATCTCAGGTCTACGTGTGTTGCAGCTTCGAGTGCCTGCGCTTCACAAACTTCCTGTCGCATGCGAACATCGAGAACATTCAGACCCTCCTGATTCTTGGCAACGTCATCTCGAACAATATGAATGCTGGCGTAGCGTGGAGCCTAATGGGGCTGACGGTACGACTATCGCAGACGCTAGGGCTACATCGGCAATGTCCTCCGTCAACACCCGTGCAACAGAGAGTCGCGCGGAGTAAGACATGGTGGGCACTGCTATGGCAAGACTCATTGCTGTCTGTCTCATACGACCGGGCCTCGTCGACCACAACCATTGATCATACCGTGCCCATGAGCCAGCACACGGCGCCAGGGACACGGACTTATGTTGAGAGTATGTATCGCCTGTGCAAGGTGGGCCTCGATATCGTGCGCGAGCGTCAACGGCCGCAAAACTCCCACGACGCTCTGATGAGGATAACTGAGCACCGCAACGAGCTCCAGGAGATCATGATTGATGCAGCAGACTATCTCAAAGACTCTAGGCGATGTAGGTCGATGCGCGATCAACTGGAACACTGGGCATTGTACCTCCACATCTCATACGTGACCTCTGAGCTCTGTCGTCCTGCTATCAGCCCAGCCACTGCCAACCTCGATCTTTCGAAAACGCTGCGAAAAACATGCATCGACAGCCTCACCAACACTGTTGAGGCCTTCCTCGGTCTGCAAAATATGACACCGTTCGCTACTCGTTCGTGGTCTGCCGTACATCGTTCTTTGAGTTCAGCACTCCTGCTTGGTATTCTCGGCGAACATAACCGTAACGAACGCGCGCGAGGTTTACTCCAGAACGTGATCCAGGTTCTCACCGACGTAACCAAAGACGTCGATCCTGCCGAACTGGCTACGCCCATTACACGATCCGTATCTGCGCTCGAGCGGCTGCTAAGTATCACATCGACGCACAACCGCAAAGCGAGCGAGTCGGGTTCACAGGCTTCACCCACGATGCATGTCTTTACAGCGCAGGACATCAACAACGCTCTGAACGGGGACTCTGACAACATGTTCTCGCAGTCACCGCTGCTTGGCCTGGAACTTGATTCTTCGCCCTATGCGCTCATGGAGAGCATCGTGTGGGGCGCGCAGAAGACTCCCTGAAGGGGGTGTTTGCAGGAGGAAATTTCTTTGAACAAAAATCTACGATACCCAAATAGGCGTCTCGGTATCCATGTTGCTAGCTATAAGAACCCCTTATACACTTACCAGCTCCAAGCCGTCGTGGACGACGGACATTCTTACCAGGTGAAAAAGAGCGCATGTGTGATCATCTCTGGATAGGTGCTAGGCGTGTGATCAGGGTGTTGGGGGTGTTTTTTGAAACGATTCAGGCTGGGCATGTCTTGTTGTATCTATCTAACGAAATAATGTATCTCAAAAGCGTCCATCGGTACGGGAATTGTCTAAACCAGATCGAACCTAGGCAGTGAAGTGTTTGGCGACTAATGCAAGCTGGGATGACGTCGCTAAGCGAAGGCGGGCCTGTTTGCTGCAAGACCCTGGCGCCATCATCATGGCGAACGATTGCTGCCTCCGATTTCACGCCCAGTCTCAGCTAGATGGTACTGCACGTGCGCTGCTCCTCTAAGCACATATACAAAGCTTAGTCCTCCAGCGCGCACTTGCAGCCACCTAGCAACTTTCGCCATGTTTATGCTCCGAAACCGTAAGTCCCGCCGTGTGCTCCCCTTGCGGCGCTGCCCCTCCCCCGCCGGTTGCTGAGACGACACTAATTTGCTTGTACGCGCAGTGAGTAAATTTGTCTTTGGCGACAGCTCCAAGGAAACTCTTGTCGAAATCCCCCAGGGCCAGCTTTATATTGTTCGCCCCCGCTCAGTCAAGGGCTACTCAGAGCTCATCTTCAAAGACGCTGCCGCTACTATCCGGCGCACCGGTCAGGAGTTCCAGTACCAGCTTGTTGTCCAGCGTGCATACGAAGAAGGTGAGGAGGATCTGCTCGCCGAAGAGAACGAAGACGCCGCACTAGAAGCGCTCGCCGGCGACAAGGACGAGAAGACTTTCCTTCTTGACGAGGACCTACAGTTTCGCGACGACGTTCGCTCGACTGGTGAGAGGATCTTTGCGTGGCGCGACCTGAGTGGCGACATCGACGATATCTGGGAGTTTGTTTGCGACGCTTCTATCAAGCCCGAGACTGCTGCTCTGTTTGAGCGCGTAGCTCTACAGTGCCAATACGAGCGCAAGTTTAGACGAAGCCGCGAACACGCGACCGAGGACGATCTCGCCGCCCTAGCCTACTACGAAGAGCCCATACCCGACGCGAGCCCCGTCATCAGCCCGACAAGCTCGGCCATTTTCACTCGACCCATCGAACCTCCAACCGCCGAAGAGCTCTTTCCCAACACAACTAAAGAAAACATGAAGAAGAAGGTGGCAGGAAAGGAGCTGGTGCCGGCCAAGGAGGAAGCTACAGCTGCTCCGCCGTCTGCTGCACAGCCAGCAGCTCAGGAGACGTTGGCTGAGGGCGATGCCGAGCTTCATTTGTTCGACTTTCCCTCGGGCACCTTTGTGAAACAAGATGCCAAGGTCAACGTCACAGTGACGGAGATTGGTAACTGGAACTACTGGCTACACATTGTTGGTGAAGAGCGCGAATGGCTCGGACAGCCCATCGTCGAGGACATCAACCCCGTCTTCAACTATGAATACCAATCTTTCATCTTCAACCACTACCTCGACGATGGCTCAGCATACTCATGGCTTTTGAAATTCAAGAATCAAGAGGAGCTCGAAAACATCCAGCAGGGTGTGATGCAGGCTCTCTGGGAGCACTTGAACAAGGTCAAATGGGGTAAGGCAAAGGACACCGACCGTGAATACGTTCTGGAAGCTTTCCAGGATATGACTATGGAAGATGCGCCAGAccaggaagaagaggaggaagagagCGAAGACGAGTACGAGAGCACCAACGAGCAGCGGAGCGAACACTACGACTCGGATGAGTCAGAAGAGGACGTTGAGACTGGTCCCAAGGATGGTGATGAGAACTCGCAGCTGGCTGTTGGTTACAAACACGACAGGTCGTTCGTTGTGCGTGGTGACAAGATTGGTGTGTTCAAGCATACTCCGGACAACCAACTACAATTCTCGACTGCCATCACGAACATCAAGACTCCAGGCGGTAAAGCGTTCAATCCTGACAAGGTCATGCTTCATCAGCAGGATCGGGATATGATTCTGCAGACCCTGGACAACCCGAACAACCTCTACCGGATGGATCTCGAGACCGGCACTGTCGTCGATGAGTGGAAGGTTCACGATGATATCCCTGTCAAGGTCTTTGCACCAGAGAACGTAAGTACAAGGGAGCCGCTGATCCTTGACGACAAACTGATTATATCCAGAAATTTGCCCAGATGAGCGGTGAACAAACCTTCTTGGGTCTATCCGACAATGCTCTTTTCCGTGTAGATCCCCGCCTGGCCGGCAACAAGCTTGTTGATGATCAGCTCAAGCAATATGCAACAAAGAATGCATTCTCCGCCGCTGCCACAACCGAAAAGGGCCACATCGCCGTCGCATCCGAGAAAGGAGACATCCGTCTATTCGACCGTCTCGGCATCAACGCCAAAACTCTCATCCCCGCCCTCGGCGACCCCATCATCGGCATGGACGTCTCAGCCGACGGTCGCTGGGTGCTTGCCACCACCCGAACCTACCTCCTCCTCATTGACGCGCTTCAAAAAGGCGGCAAAAACGATGGCAAACTGGGCTTCGAAAAGTCGTTCGCCAAAGACGACAAACCCCAACCCCGGCGCCTCGCCCTCACACCCGCCCACGTCGCACAATTTCAACACGAAACAAAAGCCCCCATCTCCTTCACCACTGCGCGCTTCAACACTGGTCTCGATGACAAGGAAACTACAATCATCACTGCTACAGGCCCATTCATCATCACGTGGAGTATGAAGAAGGTCCTTGCTAACCGCAGGGATCCGTATAACATTAAGCGCTATGCTGAGCAGGTCAAGGCTGATAATTTCAAGTTTGGGTCAGACAAGAATTTGATTGTGGCATTGCCGAATCAGGTTGATATGGTGGCGAAGAGGGCGTTGCAGAGGCCGACGAGGGAGAGCATTGCTATGCCTAGTCGTGTTGGTGGGGGTGCGGGACGGAGGAGTGGGGTGAGGGGTAGTTATCTTGGGAGGAATGATATTGTTGATAGTCCGTACTAGACTTGCTAGTGCGGACGGGGGAGATTTCTGGGTTTGAGTTTTTGAGTGGCGATGAGATTGAGGTTGGTTGGTGGTGATTACGGTCATCGTCTGAGGGCGTTTTTGTAGTCTTTGGTTTTGGTTTCTTCGGCGCTGAGTGAGCGTTTACACTGGACTTTTTTGATTGCACAATCAGGGTAcagatgatgaagatgacGACAAGTAGATAGGTTAATCTATGATATCCCCCCATTGACTTTATTTTCTTTCGCTTTTGTGTTGTTCATGTTTTTCCCTATCCTCCTCCTTTTCTCTCCCCTTCATTTCTTGTGTACTATTTTATTTTGGCCACCGGGGCGGGACACGCAATCTCATTCGAATCTTTATACGCCTGTTTTACATGAGTTTTAGTGAAGTGCGTGCGTCAGGACATGTGTGGTTCCGTTTGTGCTTTTATTTATTCAGCAAGAGTCAGGAATGTTTTGGTATGTAAATGTTAAGAAATCAGGGGGGCTCTCATCACGTAGTACTCCGATAGTTTTAGCAAGGAAAGCGGAGGCGCATGAAGCGATTTGTGGTAATTTTTTGTTTCTGGGTATAGTGGAGGGAAGAGGAGGCGGAAAAAGCGGAAAGAGACATGCGTTGTTAGCTGGACTGTTTTTGGTTTTCGGTTTCTGGGAAAAGCGCACATTGAATTCATCGTTCGGTTTTTTTAGGTAAAAAGGTAAGGAGAAAATAAGGGAGAAAGGAGAGACAGAACACATAGGCGTGTGGGCTGCAACGTTCTAGTCATCATGACTTGTTGTCCATCTTGTTTTTTTAAAAGTATTTGGGGTTTAAAAACGGAAGAGAGGAAAGAGGGCAGAGGACGGACAGTCATCCAATCCTGAGGGAGCTATTTTAGTCAAGCATGCCGTTTATGTGATCTGGATTTTTGAATTTTCGGTGGGAAAGCGTAAGAAGAGGAGAGGGAAAGAAGGAGGAGCGAGGGGCATTTTATACTTAGGTGATTGCTTAGAAGCGGCAGTACTGATGCCGGCGGTAGCTGAGGAAACAGAGGAGAGGGAAAAAATCATTGATCATCGTCATTGTCTTTTAGTTTTTTTTTTCGGAAAGTAGCGGAGAAAGAGAGGAGAGAGGAGCACATATATGGGGGTATTGTAGTTTTAAATGCGGAAGCTTTCGGCAATGTCGCAGAAGACATAGGTTCTCGTTGACCATATTTCAAAGATGGTTTTAGAAAGATAAGAGGTAGAGTAGTAAGAAGAGGAAGGCTGTGGTATTTTCAAGCACAGGggagaagagaagagaggGCCACATCTCGAATGCCCGCACATATTTTATATGCGAAAGCTTGCTACAAGCGCGCAGAACACATAGAGGAACGGTGTTTAAATTCCAAGTGATTTCAAGAAGATAGGAGGTAGAATGGTAAAAGAGGAAGACAGTAGTATTTTTAAGAAAAGAAGAGAGTGGAAGAGGACCACATCTTCGGCTTC from Pyrenophora tritici-repentis strain M4 chromosome 1, whole genome shotgun sequence encodes the following:
- a CDS encoding DltE, Short-chain dehydrogenase, producing the protein MPIRSDWSLAREGVTGDTFTRLLRYTVLNPALTVPLFLLARYTKQGNAVADDFPSVFKHLKTLVGLGLLGTANGWLSRGVTNNWKSDEYVWSKEVVVVTGGSDGIGKIVVQLLAEKGIKVAVLDVQDMTYVLRISGFSPAPPSVQFFKCDLSSPSAIASTADAIRSSLGNPTILINNAGVARGKTILDSTEKDINLTFRVNSMSHYYLVQQFLPHMIKTNHGMIVTVASVAGYLSAPSMVDYASSKAAAIAFHEGLSAELVDVYKAPKVRTVLMCQGYTRTKLFEGFGQRGVLWPETVAEGIVKAVLSGKSAHVTLPENMWFLLPPLRGWPLWMQYGMRKRLGKLMKGWKGRQVVQPSEVEGEESEKKVEESAVLVG
- a CDS encoding ProP, Permease major facilitator superfamily; this translates as MATEYVQQPTTRDFAAEQPTTTRDSASSTTRVDAPLHRTPTIEDIVNLPLRTLSNDAALEEYTQETLSGHMLREVRSRAGKVEKYDLVTFTIDDKENPKNWSKAYKWWCTMCVAVTCFAVAFNSAVITADLGGVSKEFRVSEEVALLTITLFVVGFGVGPMAFAPASEIWGRRPVYGVTLALAVIFTIPGAVAQNIGTLLVTRFIAGVAFSAPMTLVGGTLADMWRSEERGVPMAAFSAAPFIGPGVGPLVGGYLSQAGGWRWLYWIQLILSAVVWVLITFTVPETYAPTILAKRAKKMRKETGDDRFVTEQDLDMRPFSQRLQLFLLRPFQLLFRELIVFLISVYMSVLYGLLYMFFVAYPIVYEKTKGWSAGSVGLMFIPLICGVLLSAACAPLVNKHYLKLSEKHNGHPPAEVRLIPMMCSCWFIPIGVFIFAWTSQKETHWAGPAFGGGSVGFGFIFLYNSANNYLVDSYQHQAASALAAKTFLRSFWGAAAVLFTNQMYDRLGNQWASSLLAFIGLACCAIPFIFYFYGAKIRAQSHYAYSEETESKAHEKQVA
- a CDS encoding Fungal-trans multi-domain protein, with protein sequence MDDLKEQHHSHTPNGFMQDTPPRADVDEILRRKRKAREYKACYPCRQRKVKCDQNVPCKTCVVREHPELCTYHPPSESHPPAKRIHLGIGQNNGHDFSNGLVHIHGGTVTLPREDWERICGKLQQAEKSLNDLKNAVGSVAEIPPPMNGFSPGDGSGNTPLAAAAPMDGEQSHVRTQGIHTRNDITGQTIHIGPSSVPALVMALGRGDTQWAPGVQDLLGKKSMLPIFGLDNESATYPFVDLWGLPHGSIMRAQELANALPSDTECLSFFRSYRETAHTVYPAVADIEAIESDLLLFLINRASSQGNTGISDQQIHGKDFHWIGLVFAILASGCQCSSLSRRERELTSQVYVCCSFECLRFTNFLSHANIENIQTLLILGNVISNNMNAGVAWSLMGLTVRLSQTLGLHRQCPPSTPVQQRVARSKTWWALLWQDSLLSVSYDRASSTTTIDHTVPMSQHTAPGTRTYVESMYRLCKVGLDIVRERQRPQNSHDALMRITEHRNELQEIMIDAADYLKDSRRCRSMRDQLEHWALYLHISYVTSELCRPAISPATANLDLSKTLRKTCIDSLTNTVEAFLGLQNMTPFATRSWSAVHRSLSSALLLGILGEHNRNERARGLLQNVIQVLTDVTKDVDPAELATPITRSVSALERLLSITSTHNRKASESGSQASPTMHVFTAQDINNALNGDSDNMFSQSPLLGLELDSSPYALMESIVWGAQKTP
- a CDS encoding VID27, Protein involved in vacuole import and degradation, which produces MFMLRNLSKFVFGDSSKETLVEIPQGQLYIVRPRSVKGYSELIFKDAAATIRRTGQEFQYQLVVQRAYEEGEEDLLAEENEDAALEALAGDKDEKTFLLDEDLQFRDDVRSTGERIFAWRDLSGDIDDIWEFVCDASIKPETAALFERVALQCQYERKFRRSREHATEDDLAALAYYEEPIPDASPVISPTSSAIFTRPIEPPTAEELFPNTTKENMKKKVAGKELVPAKEEATAAPPSAAQPAAQETLAEGDAELHLFDFPSGTFVKQDAKVNVTVTEIGNWNYWLHIVGEEREWLGQPIVEDINPVFNYEYQSFIFNHYLDDGSAYSWLLKFKNQEELENIQQGVMQALWEHLNKVKWGKAKDTDREYVLEAFQDMTMEDAPDQEEEEEESEDEYESTNEQRSEHYDSDESEEDVETGPKDGDENSQLAVGYKHDRSFVVRGDKIGVFKHTPDNQLQFSTAITNIKTPGGKAFNPDKVMLHQQDRDMILQTLDNPNNLYRMDLETGTVVDEWKVHDDIPVKVFAPENKFAQMSGEQTFLGLSDNALFRVDPRLAGNKLVDDQLKQYATKNAFSAAATTEKGHIAVASEKGDIRLFDRLGINAKTLIPALGDPIIGMDVSADGRWVLATTRTYLLLIDALQKGGKNDGKLGFEKSFAKDDKPQPRRLALTPAHVAQFQHETKAPISFTTARFNTGLDDKETTIITATGPFIITWSMKKVLANRRDPYNIKRYAEQVKADNFKFGSDKNLIVALPNQVDMVAKRALQRPTRESIAMPSRVGGGAGRRSGVRGSYLGRNDIVDSPY